The window gaaaaacccatcACTGGATCCCATCGCTGACGGTTTCTCGTCAGCGATGGGATCCTGATCGTAACTCTGAATCATACTTGGTTATCAATGTAAACACGATGTTTTCTGCTGTTTAAAAGATTCCAAACAACGACGGGCATCGCACGGAGGGTCAAAGTTCACATTGGAGAAGATTGCCATAGCAATGCTCAGCACTCTGCTAGCTGCTGCAATCGCTGGTCTCATTTATACCTGtgagtgtgtttatttatttatttgattttattagtttttttgtttacttaGATACttacatataatttaaatagtttattaataacagtaataatggACCCCTATCCAAGCAGGAATGGTCCACCATGACAGGTCACCTACTGGTCTGTCTGGAGTCTGtgaatgtaaaagaaaacagaattttagGTCACACATTgtttataaataaactaaataaaattgagtttttttaatattaaaacatcagacaataagaaaaaaaagtctgtacATGGCTTTTGAAGGCTTCTGTATGATTTCATATTGTTTTTGCCTTCATCAGGAAAATTTGGATGAAAACAGCTTGAAACCAAAATGAGATGGTTTTGCACACACTTGGATGAGGGAATATCatcacaaattaaatttaaaccaaacatttacttttaattcaataaatggATACATTTGTGGTTGAAAGCTATCGTGCTTTGATTCAGCCATACTGTACATCAGTAAATTGTTGACATACAGGAAAATAGTTTGAACTTTTAGTCCTCGTTGTGGGCTCTTAAGctgatattttaatatgatttttgtgattttcttcAAATGAATAGATCAAAGTGGTGTTCAAACTCAGCCTATTCTTATTTCTCTTGAAAAACAACAGCTTATGGAAACTTTAGAACCACGGAGCATCTCCAACAGCTGATGGCTGTGAACAAAAATCTGTCAGGTAAGCTTGTCAGACTTGTTTGACTTGACTTCAATGTGCAGCTTCGTTCTCTGTTATGTTCCCATTAGAGTGCAATCATTTAACCCTCTTTCATTACAGAGAAAACATGTGATGTAAAACCATGCCATCAAGACACTATATGCCTGGATTTTTCTCAATACCTCTCAAGTATGAATTTTGCTTTTCCCACATACTGACATTCTGTAATGATAAAGcaacagcaaaaacacacaaacaaatacactgaTTTACTGCAGATGACCTAAAGCTTCAGTGTGATCTCTTCAAAGCTAAGACATGTCCAAAGTGTCAAGAAGGCTGGGAGCAATGGGGGCGGCAGTGCTATTATTTCTCCAATGACACTTTTTCCTGGGATGAGGCCAGAGGGCAATGTCAACGTAAAGGAGGAGATCTGGTTCAGATAGACGGCGAAAACAAGCAGGTGCTGCATACTGACGCGTCACTCTGTCTGCTTCATGTTATTACGAATGCTCACAAAGAGCGGTGAGGTTTTATATTGCGTTTCTCTGTGCAGTTGTTCCTGGTGAAGCATCTGAGTGTAAAGATGAAAAGCCCTGAAATAAAGTTCTGGATTGGACTGACAGACTCAGAAATGGAGGGAGTGTGGTTGTGGGTAGACGGCTCACCGCTCAACTCGAGGTCTGACTgtcaaagttttgtttttttatttttaataaactattcAAAAGTTATGTGCCTGATTGTTAACTTCTGTTTTGTGTAGTTTGGATCTTTGGGCTGCAATAAATCAAGGTAAGGAGCCGGATAACTGGATGGGGCAAGATCCTGATGGAGAAGACTGTGTGAGGATGGGAGAGCGAGGAAACTCCGTGTCCACAAAGATCTGGTTTGATCAATCATGCAAATCGAAGCAAAGATATATTTGTGAAATACAAGCATTAGACATCGGAGTTCTAAAGTGCTTTTGAACGTAGATCTGCTGAAGTCTCAATCGACCCATTCTTCATTGACATGATGGTTGGTAGATTGTTTTGTCAGGAGGATTACCTAAAATGTTATTCAATAaatttcacaaatgtttaaGATGGATTCATCTTGGGCAAGAatcaaatcaattaaataaCCTGGAGATCTGGATCAGAGACCAAGAGCCCCCCTACTTTTTTTAGTATGCAAGTTATTTGGTATAATTATGTATATTGCCTTTATATCTGTGCTATGCGCAtataaatcagtaaaataataagTGTACAGGGGAGTACAGTCCTGACAAAGAGCAATCCCCTGGTCCTCTAGGTTGGGGGTTGGACAAAGCGTTAACGGATGAAAAACAGACGGATGACAGGCAATTTTATACTTCCATGTTCCTCACCTGTGGAACAAACGTCTGGAGCACCTGAGGTCAGCTCTTTTAGTTCAAGTTTCTCCTAGATGCTCAATCTACGTTTTGACTTTTATTGCTTAAACTCTATTTTATTTATACGAGTTGATTGCCTGATTTTAATGTCTACTACCTTTAAGTAATCTTATAGTTAATTAAAAGTTATGTGCTGAAATTATTTCCTTGCcattgtaaagcactttgaatttgCCTTGTGTATGAATTGTGCAATTCAAATAAATTTGCCTTGCCTTAACACAACCCCTTTTGGAATATGAGGACCAGGTATGATACATGAAATTACATCTGAAATGAGACGTTACAGCTTGGATGTCCCCAGTttggacaggaggaggaagaatgacaACCACCACAAGAGAAACGGTATTATATTCAGGGAAAAAGAGCAAACACTGTCAGGGAGCAGCCATCATACTGACAGGTCTAGAGAAGAGTCTCACTGAGTGGAAATCAAAGCATGATCTGAAGATTATCATCAAAGATTTGAATGTAAAAGTTAGGAACGACAATGCCATGATCAAAAAAGCTATGGAAAACAAAGGTTATGATAATTGGCAGGTTGCaattttaaattgatttcatTGACTCTGAGAAGGCCTTCGACAGTCTTCATCGGGACGGCTCATTCAAACCTAAGGATATATCAGATCAATTTGCTTTGTGTTATCAAAGGTTTTTATTTCAACTGTACAAGCTATGTCGGGAACAGTGACTACAGTTTAGCAGTGAACACTTTTGTGACGTCAACACTATAACCTTGTAGTGTAGGGTGATGCAACAAACTGAAGATCAAAGCAGACGCATAAGATGATTGTTATAGTTTAGTTTTTGGCTTTAGTTTACAGGAAGAAGAATCCAGTGTTAATATTATAAGGATTTGAATGGTAAaagtaataaatgaataaaaatggaaaattactGAGACATGAAGGAAGGAAAGGTTATGTTCTGTGAAAAAGAGGAAGTTGCAGAATAATCACTGAAGGAAGAAAAGTATTAAAATTTTGAACTGATCAAGCTTCACAGTAATAATCAAAAAACTTTGTTAGGAATGAAGAATAGGAAGacaatttgaaagaaaaaaaaaaaagagaatctaATAGAAGTTACATCCTCCGAGGACAGTCATGAGGTAGACATGAGCTGTAAAAAGTAGACGCTGAATAATAGAAGCCTCTCTACCGAAAATCTTTTACCAGACTACGACTCGCTGCTGCATGAGGACCAGGAAAACTTTAAGATATGTCAAATTTACTTCTGTAAAAAAGGACGTTTTGAACTAATCACGGATTCCAGGtgtcaatttttcattttttcaaatattcaagTTGAAAGTCAGTTATACTACCCcatatttaattatttgctGTTTTTGAATGTTAAGATTTCTGCTTCTTTTGGAATTTCAACTATTATGTTTACTCTTTGGAATTTAGGACAGTAATAACAACTTTATCAA of the Antennarius striatus isolate MH-2024 chromosome 14, ASM4005453v1, whole genome shotgun sequence genome contains:
- the LOC137607422 gene encoding C-type lectin domain family 4 member E-like isoform X1; the encoded protein is MTEANVVYSDVTFTKSDRNVSAAPSPPAPETTYSDIRTVKTESSTDPPDSKQRRASHGGSKFTLEKIAIAMLSTLLAAAIAGLIYTSYGNFRTTEHLQQLMAVNKNLSEKTCDVKPCHQDTICLDFSQYLSTKTCPKCQEGWEQWGRQCYYFSNDTFSWDEARGQCQRKGGDLVQIDGENKQLFLVKHLSVKMKSPEIKFWIGLTDSEMEGVWLWVDGSPLNSSLDLWAAINQGKEPDNWMGQDPDGEDCVRMGERGNSVSTKIWFDQSCKSKQRYICEIQALDIGVLKCF
- the LOC137607422 gene encoding C-type lectin domain family 4 member E-like isoform X2; protein product: MTEANVVYSDVTFTKSDRNVSAPSPPAPETTYSDIRTVKTESSTDPPDSKQRRASHGGSKFTLEKIAIAMLSTLLAAAIAGLIYTSYGNFRTTEHLQQLMAVNKNLSEKTCDVKPCHQDTICLDFSQYLSTKTCPKCQEGWEQWGRQCYYFSNDTFSWDEARGQCQRKGGDLVQIDGENKQLFLVKHLSVKMKSPEIKFWIGLTDSEMEGVWLWVDGSPLNSSLDLWAAINQGKEPDNWMGQDPDGEDCVRMGERGNSVSTKIWFDQSCKSKQRYICEIQALDIGVLKCF